The Coffea arabica cultivar ET-39 chromosome 8e, Coffea Arabica ET-39 HiFi, whole genome shotgun sequence genome window below encodes:
- the LOC113703675 gene encoding uncharacterized protein, with the protein MEAVQVEELTSGASGRIIPVCKNLRRAVFSYDAVRRGLILIQSIFLWMIVLLLPHRHCSPPSSPSSVADSASEAWLMKKRKFRKDEEDTLRRRALAEALQMVAADAGAGMESESDSGNGNSRCLWSTSLFSGVRRNALFCRSWLPVSGELKGILIIIHGLNEHSGRYADFARQLNSYNFGVYAMDWIGHGGSDGLHGYVPSLDYVVADTGAFLEKINRGHPGIPCFLFGHSTGGAVVLKATSCPQIEMMLEGIILTSPALRVTPAHPIVSAVAPLFSLVAPRYQFKGSHKRGIPVSRDPAALVAKYSDPLVYTGPMRVRTGHEILRISSYLTRNFKSVTVPFFVLHGTADRVTDPLASQDLYNEAASEFKDIKLYDGFLHDLLFEPEREEIGQDIIDWMERKLSPGKLENVNNYC; encoded by the exons ATGGAAGCGGTGCAGGTGGAGGAGCTGACCTCGGGTGCTAGCGGTCGCATAATTCCGGTTTGTAAAAACCTCCGCCGCGCGGTTTTCTCGTATGACGCGGTGCGGCGTGGTTTGATATTAATCCAGTCTATTTTCTTATGGATGATTGTGCTTCTCCTCCCCCACCGCCACTGCTCGCCTCCGTCGTCTCCGTCGTCGGTGGCGGATTCCGCATCGGAGGCGTGGTtgatgaaaaagagaaaattccGGAAAGACGAGGAGGATACTCTTAGACGTAGAGCTCTAGCTGAGGCCTTGCAGATGGTCGCTGCAGATGCAGGTGCTGGTATGGAGTCCGAGAGCGactccggaaatggaaataGCCGGTGCCTCTGGAGCACTTCCTTGTTCTCTGGAGTTCGAAGGAATGCTTTGTTTTGTCGCTCGTGGCTTCCGGTTTCCGGTGAATTGAA AGGCATCTTGATCATCATCCACGGACTAAATGAGCACAG TGGCCGCTATGCTGATTTTGCTAGACAACTTAACTCCTATAACTTTGGGGTCTATGCAATGGACTGGATAG GTCATGGAGGGAGTGATGGTTTGCATGGTTATGTACCCTCACTGGATTATGTGGTTGCTGACACT GGAGCTTTCTTGGAAAAGATCAACAGGGGTCACCCTGGTATACCATGCTTCCTATTTGGCCATTCAACTGGGGGGGCTGTGGTTCTGAAGGCAA CTTCATGTCCCCAAATAGAGATGATGTTGGAAGGAATCATATTGACTTCACCAGCTTTGCGTGTGACGCCAGCACATCCAATTGTTAGC GCTGTAGCTCCGTTGTTTTCACTGGTCGCTCCGAGGTACCAGTTCAAAGGTTCTCATAAAAGGGGTATTCCAGTTTCAAGGGACCCTGCTGCACTTGTGGCCAAATATTCTGACCCATTGGTCTACACTGGCCCAATGAGGGTCCGAACAGGCCATGAGATTTTGCGCATCTCTTCTTATTTGACGCGTAATTTCAAGTCCGTTACAGTTCCCTTTTTCGTCCTTCATGGAACTGCTGATAGAGTCACAGATCCGCTAGCTTCCCAAGATCTGTACAATGAGGCAGCTTCCGAGTTTAAGGACATAAAGCTCTATGATGGCTTTTTGCATGACCTCCTCTTTGAACCCGAGCGCGAAGAAATAGGCCAGGATATTATTGATTGGATGGAGAGAAAACTGAGCCCTGGGAAGCTTGAAAATGTAAATAATTATTGTTAA
- the LOC140004380 gene encoding uncharacterized protein codes for MAAQEQVKWEGKATAKLNGIGAEQVWPLLEDFCSLDKWLPAIDTCYRVEGINGQPGIVRYCACKPPSSTSSPSDDFDDDDEENKNPGMTKWCHEKLLAIDPVVRCLSYEVLDNNLGFKSYVATIKLLPAKGDDDKFGCQIEWSFLADPVEGMTCDVLSSYLNLSLQGMVENMERALHSN; via the coding sequence ATGGCAGCACAAGAACAAGTGAAATGGGAAGGCAAAGCTACGGCAAAGCTAAATGGGATTGGAGCAGAACAGGTATGGCCTTTACTGGAGGACTTTTGCAGCTTGGACAAATGGCTCCCTGCCATTGATACCTGTTACCGAGTTGAAGGGATCAATGGGCAGCCTGGAATTGTTCGCTACTGTGCCTGCAAACCCCCTTCCTCGACTTCCTCACCGTCGGACgattttgatgatgatgatgaagaaaacaaGAATCCTGGCATGACCAAGTGGTGCCATGAGAAGTTGTTAGCCATTGATCCAGTGGTGCGTTGTCTGAGCTATGAAGTTCTGGACAATAATCTGGGATTCAAATCTTACGTAGCAACCATCAAATTGTTGCCAGCAAAGGGTGATGATGACAAATTCGGGTGTCAGATCGAATGGTCTTTCTTGGCTGATCCTGTGGAGGGGATGACTTGTGATGTTTTatcatcttaccttaacttgtCCTTGCAAGGCATGGTGGAGAATATGGAGAGAGCTTTGCACTCAAATTAG
- the LOC113704171 gene encoding lachrymatory-factor synthase encodes MEQPISKPKWEAKVSTKLANASADQIWPFLEDFFGIHKYFPSLAASYGIHGSNGEIGSIRYCEGSSIPSQETKDNKERSTVISWSKEKLTAIDPAEKSLSYEIIDSNTGFHSYVSTIQINKNPIPAGDSTIVGSGDEDGGRLGCVIEWSFSVDAVGGWRLEDLVKKYEVGLHRMAQKMEDILNNSGEGRKTNDRKADEER; translated from the exons ATGGAGCAACCAATTTCCAAGCCTAAGTGGGAAGCCAAGGTGTCAACAAAACTAGCAAATGCAAGTGCAGACCAAATATGGCCATTTCTTGAAGATTTCTTTGGCATACACAAATATTTCCCCAGCCTCGCCGCTTCTTACGGCATCCATGGAAGCAATGGAGAGATTGGATCGATTCGATACtgcgaagggtcatcaatcccgtCCCAAGAAACCAAAGATAACAAAGAGAGATCAACAGTCATCAGCTGGTCCAAAGAGAAGTTAACAGCCATTGACCCTGCTGAAAAGTCCTTGAGCTATGAGATTATTGATAGCAATACTGGGTTCCATTCTTACGTTTCGACCATTCAGATCAACAAGAATCCGATTCCAGCAGGGGATAGCACTATTGTTGGATCTGGTGATGAAGATGGTGGTCGACTAGGATGTGTTATTGAGTGGTCATTTTCAGTTGATGCTGTTGGAGGCTGGAGATTAGAAGACTTGGTTAAAAAATATGAAGTGGGGCTGCACCGGATGGCTCAGAAAATGGAGGATATCCTAAACAATTCTGGGGAAG GAAGGAAGACAAACGATAGAAAAGCTGATGAAGAGAGGTGA
- the LOC113704087 gene encoding casein kinase 1-like protein HD16 — protein sequence MPQLRSGVRRGRRGPPIAAAANVKQDEPSEQPRRNSSRRAATPAKRAVRTTRQRRTTAGNKTGGRINNRNKNRIKKEEAEQPLPVFGVDDDADDEQRNDVNAVKKTASVGEQEDKRDAVNLNLKEEVGEKEIMDEYDSGGRSGDKGLGADDEGSTAPLPERVQVSGSPAYRIERKLGKGGFGQVYVGRRINPPNPNERTGSGAVEVALKFEHRSSKGCNYGPPYEWQVYTALGGSHGIPRVHHKGRQSDYYIMVMDMLGPSLWDVWNNNSHTMSIEMVACIAIEAISILEKLHSRGYVHGDVKPENFLLGPPGTADEKKLFLVDLGLATRWRDSSTGLHVDYDQRPDVFRGTVRYASVHAHLGRTGSRRDDLESLAYTLIFLLRGRLPWQGYQGENKGFLVCKKKMATSPDTLCCFCPAPFRQFVEYVVNLKFDEEPNYAKYISLFDGIVGPNPDIRPINTDGAQKLIFQVGHKRGRLTIEDDDDEQPKKKVRMGMPATQWISVYNARRPMKQRYHYNVADMRLSQHIEKGNEDGLFISSVASCSNLWALIMDAGTGFTAQVYELSAYFLHKEWIMEQWEKNYYISAIAGANNGSSLVVMSKGTQYLQQSYKVSESFPFKWINKKWREGFYVTAMATAGTRWAIVMSRGAGFSDQVVELDFLYPSEGIHRRWDAGYRITATAATWDQAAFVLSVPRRKPADETQETLRTSAFPSTHVKEKWAKNLYIASVCYGRTVS from the exons ATGCCTCAACTGCGTAGCGGAGTGAGACGAGGCCGCCGTGGACCGCCGATTGCTGCTGCTGCTAACGTTAAACAGGACGAGCCTTCCGAACAGCCGAGGAGAAACAGTAGCCGGAGAGCTGCAACGCCGGCGAAGAGAGCCGTGAGGACTACTCGGCAGAGGCGAACGACAGCAGGGAATAAAACCGGAGGGAGGATTAATAATAGAAATAAGAATAGGATTAAGAAGGAAGAGGCGGAGCAGCCGTTGCCAGTGTTTGGGGTGGATGATGATGCTGATGATGAGCAGAGAAATGATGTGAATGCTGTGAAGAAAACGGCGTCGGTTGGTGAACAAGAGGATAAAAGAGACGCAGTTAATTTGAACTTGAAGGAAGAGGTAGGGGAAAAGGAAATAATGGATGAATACGATAGCGGAGGTCGGAGTGGTGATAAGGGCTTGGGGGCTGATGACGAAGGCAGCACTGCTCCCCTTCCCGAGAGG GTCCAGGTCAGTGGCTCACCAGCATATCGGATTGAGAGGAAGTTGGGAAAAGGAGGATTTGGGCAGGTCTATGTTGGTCGTCGAATTAATCCTCCAAATCCAAATGAGAGAACGGGATCAGGAGCTGTTGAG GTTGCCTTGAAATTTGAGCATAGAAGCAGCAAAGGCTGTAACTATGGACCACCGTATGAGTGGCAAGTGTACAC TGCACTTGGTGGGAGTCATGGCATACCACGTGTGCATCACAAGGGTCGGCAAAGTGACTACTACATTATG GTCATGGATATGCTTGGTCCCAGTTTATGGGATGTCTGGAATAACAATTCTCACAC AATGTCTATTGAGATGGTTGCTTGTATCGCCATTGAAGCCATCTCCATACTAGAGAAGTTGCATTCCCGAGG ATATGTGCATGGAGATGTAAAACCAGAGAATTTTTTGCTCGGTCCACCTGGAACGGCTGACGAGAAaaaattgtttcttgttgatcTTGGACTAG CTACCCGGTGGCGTGATAGTTCAACCGGCCTTCATGTTGACTATGATCAGCGACCAGATGTTTTCAG AGGAACCGTACGTTATGCAAGTGTTCATGCCCATCTTGGAAGAACTGGAAGCCGCAGGGACGATCTTGAATCTCTTGCTTATACTCTCATCTTTCTTCTTCGTGGTCGCCTTCCTTGGCAAGGATACCAG GGTGAGAATAAAGGCTTCCTTGTCTGCAAAAAGAAGATGGCAACCTCTCCAGATACACTCTGTTGCTTCTGTCCTGCACCTTTCCGGCAGTTTGTTGAGTATGTGGTGAACTTGAAGTTTGATGAAGAGCCTAATTATGCAAAGTATATATCCCTTTTTGACGGGATAGTTGGCCCAAATCCTGACATCAGGCCAATTAATACTGATGGTGCTCAGAAG CTTATATTTCAAGTTGGACATAAGAGAGGTCGTTTAACAATTGAAGATGATGACGATGAGCAACCAAAGAAGAAAGTTCGAATGGGAATGCCGGCAACCCAGTGGATTAGCGTTTACAATGCTCGTCGCCCAATGAAGCAACG GTATCACTATAATGTGGCAGATATGAGGCTTTCTCAGCATATTGAGAAAGGAAATGAGGATGGTCTTTTTATCAGCAGTGTGGCCTCTTGTTCAAACTTGTGGGCCCTGATAATGGACGCCGGCACTGGGTTCACTGCTCAAGTTTATGAGCTCTCAGCTTATTTTCTTCACAAG GAATGGATTATGGAACAATGGGAGAAGAATTACTACATTAGTGCAATAGCAGGGGCAAACAATGGGAGCTCATTGGTTGTTATGTCAAAGG GTACTCAGTATTTACAGCAGTCCTATAAAGTGAGCGAGTCTTTTCCATTTAAGTGGATAAATAAGAAATGGAGGGAGGGTTTCTATGTTACTGCCATGGCAACTGCTGGAACTAGATGGGCAATTGTTATGTCCCGTGGTGCTGGATTCTCTGATCAG GTTGTGGAATTGGACTTCCTGTACCCTAGTGAAGGTATTCATAGGAGATGGGATGCTGGGTATCGCATCACAGCTACTGCTGCTACGTGGGATCAAGCTGCTTTTGTTCTTAGTGTTCCAAGAAGAAAGCCTGCAGATGAGACACAAGAGACTCTTCGAACTTCTGCTTTTCCCAGCACACATGTCAAG GAGAAATGGGCTAAGAATCTCTATATTGCATCCGTATGTTATGGGCGAACTGTTTCCTGA